In Eupeodes corollae chromosome 3, idEupCoro1.1, whole genome shotgun sequence, a single genomic region encodes these proteins:
- the LOC129951861 gene encoding UDP-glycosyltransferase UGT5-like codes for MKIRGVISLLCFTSIVNSIYGARILGLFPYPGKSHFDFFHPLFLGLAEAGHEVTVVSYFPNKQPVANYTDLTLDSLPVIVNYVDLKMIEMLHFWLREIRLANFVVLHQLGVEACDAAFQSNAIKEVLKSSKKFDVVLVENFSNDCMLAIAHKLGAPVVGLTSHAPMPWHYNRMGSPFVSSFMPNHFLGHSSEMSFLQRLNNIVHQRLANFLYDFVTQRATNNMIRKYYGDSVPPIEDLVMNTSLMLINQHYSLNGPTPYTPGIVEIGGLHIQKAKPLDKELKQVLDNAKNGAIYVSWGSMVRPETLPEEKKNALIKALSQFDQLILLKWPKSSIPNVPKNFYLRDWMPQRDILCHPNVKVFMTHGGLLGTTEGCHCGVAVVATPFFGDQFLNVAAIEARNAGVTLHYRDLQEENIVKALRKALSPSVQESAKIISEAFRNRPMPPLELAIWWIENVVRTKGLPLAVNSSSKMHWFTYYNIDVYIALLTILFLVSIGVNKLVKKIFCTKKLVVKQKKN; via the exons ATGAAGATACGCGGTGTGATTTCCTTGCTATGTTTTACAAGCATAGTTAATTCTATCTATGGAGCCAGAATACTTGGTCTATTTCCCTATCCAGGGAAaagtcattttgatttcttccATCCTCTGTTTTTGGGTCTTGCTGAGGCAGGACATGAAGTGACCGTAGTTAGCTATTTTCCAAACAAACAACCCGTGGCTAACTACACCGATTTGACTTTGGATAGTTTGCCTGTAATTGTCAATTATGTTGACCTCAAA aTGATTGAAATGTTGCATTTTTGGTTGAGAGAAATAAGGCTggcaaattttgttgttttacatcAGTTGGGCGTGGAGGCGTGTGATGCAGCATTTCAGTCTAATGCAATCAAAGAAGTCCTAAAGTCGTCCAAGAAATTTGACGTTGTTTTGGTGGAGAACTTTTCAAATGATTGTATGTTAGCAATTGCTCATAAACTGGGAGCACCTGTGGTCGGCTTGACTAGTCATGCTCCCATGCCTTGGCACTATAATAGAATGGGAAGTCCATTTGTATCGTCTTTTATGCCCAATCATTTCTTAGGCCACTCGAGTGAAATGAGTTTTCTACAAcgattaaataatattgttcatCAACGTCTtgctaattttttgtatga tttCGTTACTCAACGTGCTACCAATAACATGATTCGGAAATATTATGGAGATTCCGTCCCACCAATTGAAGATCTAGTCATGAATACGAGTTTGATGCTCATAAATCAACACTACTCTTTGAACGGTCCTACGCCTTATACCCCTGGAATTGTTGAAATCGGAGGATTACACATTCAAAAAGCAAAACCTCTAGATAAA GAATTAAAACAAGTACTTGATAATGCCAAGAATGGAGCAATATACGTAAGTTGGGGATCGATGGTTCGACCAGAAACTCTAccggaagaaaagaaaaatgcacTCATAAAAGCTCTATCACAATTCGATCAACTGATACTCCTGAAATGGCCAAAGTCATCAATTCCGAATGTACCGAAAAACTTTTACCTCCGTGACTGGATGCCCCAAAGGGATATATTGTGCCATCCGAATGTAAAAGTTTTTATGACTCATGGAGGTTTGCTTGGCACGACTGAAGGATGTCATTGTGGCGTTGCTGTTGTTGCAACTCCATTTTTTGGTGATCAATTTTTGAATGTAGCTGCCATTGAGGCTCGAAATGCTGGCGTTACACTGCATTACCGTGACTTGCAGgaggaaaatattgttaaagctcTTCGCAAAGCTTTGAGCCCAAG tGTTCAAGAAAGTGCAAAGATTATCTCGGAAGCATTCAGAAACCGTCCTATGCCACCACTTGAGTTGGCTATTTGGTGGATCGAGAACGTTGTTAGAACAAAAGGTTTACCTTTGGCTGTAAATTCTTCCTCTAAAATGCATTGGTTCACCTATTATAACATTGATGTTTATATTGCCttgttaacaattttgttcttaGTTTCTATAGGCGTAAACAAATtagttaagaaaatattttgcactaAGAAATTAGTTGTTAAACAGAAAAagaattaa
- the LOC129950293 gene encoding UDP-glycosyltransferase UGT5-like isoform X2, translating into MKVETTTLIVALLHCTISLTYGSKILALVPHPGKSHFDFFRPLFRGLALAGHDMTVISYFPNKEPIANYTDVELTGMPIIANNIDLKIFENEQDLIDFKVPTFFMINGWGLEGCEAAFNSKAIKELLAKKEHYDVVLIEQFSNDCMMAIAHVLQAPVVALSSCAIMPWHYKRMGSPFIPSFMPVNFLPHTDEMTFFQRLNNFFHYYAMNFLYDQITQKATNEMIRKYLGDSIPPIEELVLNTNAMLINQHYSLTGSVPYAPGIVEIGGLQIQAPSPIDPDLKALLDASHKGVIYISWGSMIRPETLSLDRREALLRALSQFEETILMKWSNETLLNRPKNVYLRQWMPQREILCHPNVKVFLTHGGLLGTSESCHCGVPMVVTPIYGDQFLNSEAIKKRQIGTILRYKDMSEENIVKAIKKALSPEMQKNAKIIAYSFNNRPQTPLSLAIWWVEHVIQNKGLALAINESSNMSAISYNCLDIYAFLLVVILFIVWINKKIIKFCIALCKSGKSKKD; encoded by the exons ATGAAAGTCGAAACTACAACATTGATCGTGGCCTTGCTCCATTGCACGATCTCTTTGACATATGGATCCAAGATACTTGCACTTGTTCCACATCCCGGCAAAAGTCACTTTGACTTTTTTCGTCCATTATTCAGAGGACTGGCTCTAGCTGGCCATGATATGACCGTCATAAGTTATTTTCCAAATAAAGAACCCATTGCCAACTATACGGATGTTGAACTTACTGGAATGCCAATTATTGCCAATAATATTGACTTAAAG aTCTTTGAAAACGAACAAGACTTAATTGACTTCAAGGTGCCTACATTCTTTATGATCAATGGATGGGGCCTGGAAGGATGCGAAGCGGCCTTCAATTCAAAAGCCATCAAAGAACTCCTCGCCAAAAAGGAACACTATGACGTAGTGCTTATCGAGCAATTTAGCAACGACTGCATGATGGCTATCGCACATGTGCTGCAAGCACCTGTCGTGGCCTTGAGTAGCTGCGCTATAATGCCGTGGCATTATAAACGAATGGGAAGCCCGTTCATTCCATCTTTTATGCCTGTTAATTTCCTACCACATACTGACGAAATGACGTTCTTTCAACgcttgaataattttttccatTACTATGCTATGAATTTCTTATACGA TCAAATTACGCAAAAGGCTACAAATGAGATGATTAGAAAGTACTTGGGAGACTCTATTCCCCCAATCGAGGAACTAGTGCTGAATACTAATGCTATGCTGATAAATCAGCATTATTCATTAACGGGATCAGTACCCTATGCTCCGGGAATAGTTGAGATCGGTGGATTACAAATTCAAGCACCTTCTCCAATTGATCCA gaTCTCAAAGCTTTACTGGATGCATCACACAAAGGTGTTATCTACATCAGTTGGGGTTCAATGATTCGTCCTGAAACACTGTCCCTAGATCGCAGagaggctttgctaagagcttTGTCACAGTTCGAAGAAACTATTCTGATGAAATGGTCCAATGAAACCCTTCTAAATCGTCCGAAGAATGTTTATCTACGTCAATGGATGCCACAGAGAGAAATTCTTTGTCATCCAAACGTCAAGGTATTTTTAACGCATGGAGGCTTACTTGGAACATCGGAATCTTGTCATTGTGGAGTACCAATGGTTGTTACACCAATCTATGGTGATCAATTTCTCAATTCAGAGGCGATAAAGAAACGTCAGATTGGAACAATTTTGAGATACAAGGATATGAGTGAAGAGAATATTGTCAAGGCTATCAAGAAAGCCTTAAGTCCAGA AATGCAAAAGAACGCTAAGATCATTGCCTACTCCTTCAACAATCGTCCACAGACACCTCTTAGCCTTGCCATTTGGTGGGTCGAACATGTGATTCAAAATAAGGGACTTGCTTTGGCTATAAACGAATCATCGAACATGTCAGCAATAAGTTATAATTGTTTAGatatttatgcatttttattagttgtaatattatttatagtttggattaataagaaaattattaaattctgtATTGCTCTTTGTAAGAGTGGAAAGTCGAAGaaggattaa
- the LOC129950293 gene encoding UDP-glycosyltransferase UGT5-like isoform X1 yields MKKRNTQHKNIHIMKVETTTLIVALLHCTISLTYGSKILALVPHPGKSHFDFFRPLFRGLALAGHDMTVISYFPNKEPIANYTDVELTGMPIIANNIDLKIFENEQDLIDFKVPTFFMINGWGLEGCEAAFNSKAIKELLAKKEHYDVVLIEQFSNDCMMAIAHVLQAPVVALSSCAIMPWHYKRMGSPFIPSFMPVNFLPHTDEMTFFQRLNNFFHYYAMNFLYDQITQKATNEMIRKYLGDSIPPIEELVLNTNAMLINQHYSLTGSVPYAPGIVEIGGLQIQAPSPIDPDLKALLDASHKGVIYISWGSMIRPETLSLDRREALLRALSQFEETILMKWSNETLLNRPKNVYLRQWMPQREILCHPNVKVFLTHGGLLGTSESCHCGVPMVVTPIYGDQFLNSEAIKKRQIGTILRYKDMSEENIVKAIKKALSPEMQKNAKIIAYSFNNRPQTPLSLAIWWVEHVIQNKGLALAINESSNMSAISYNCLDIYAFLLVVILFIVWINKKIIKFCIALCKSGKSKKD; encoded by the exons ATG AAAAAACGAAATACACAACACAAAAACATACACATTATGAAAGTCGAAACTACAACATTGATCGTGGCCTTGCTCCATTGCACGATCTCTTTGACATATGGATCCAAGATACTTGCACTTGTTCCACATCCCGGCAAAAGTCACTTTGACTTTTTTCGTCCATTATTCAGAGGACTGGCTCTAGCTGGCCATGATATGACCGTCATAAGTTATTTTCCAAATAAAGAACCCATTGCCAACTATACGGATGTTGAACTTACTGGAATGCCAATTATTGCCAATAATATTGACTTAAAG aTCTTTGAAAACGAACAAGACTTAATTGACTTCAAGGTGCCTACATTCTTTATGATCAATGGATGGGGCCTGGAAGGATGCGAAGCGGCCTTCAATTCAAAAGCCATCAAAGAACTCCTCGCCAAAAAGGAACACTATGACGTAGTGCTTATCGAGCAATTTAGCAACGACTGCATGATGGCTATCGCACATGTGCTGCAAGCACCTGTCGTGGCCTTGAGTAGCTGCGCTATAATGCCGTGGCATTATAAACGAATGGGAAGCCCGTTCATTCCATCTTTTATGCCTGTTAATTTCCTACCACATACTGACGAAATGACGTTCTTTCAACgcttgaataattttttccatTACTATGCTATGAATTTCTTATACGA TCAAATTACGCAAAAGGCTACAAATGAGATGATTAGAAAGTACTTGGGAGACTCTATTCCCCCAATCGAGGAACTAGTGCTGAATACTAATGCTATGCTGATAAATCAGCATTATTCATTAACGGGATCAGTACCCTATGCTCCGGGAATAGTTGAGATCGGTGGATTACAAATTCAAGCACCTTCTCCAATTGATCCA gaTCTCAAAGCTTTACTGGATGCATCACACAAAGGTGTTATCTACATCAGTTGGGGTTCAATGATTCGTCCTGAAACACTGTCCCTAGATCGCAGagaggctttgctaagagcttTGTCACAGTTCGAAGAAACTATTCTGATGAAATGGTCCAATGAAACCCTTCTAAATCGTCCGAAGAATGTTTATCTACGTCAATGGATGCCACAGAGAGAAATTCTTTGTCATCCAAACGTCAAGGTATTTTTAACGCATGGAGGCTTACTTGGAACATCGGAATCTTGTCATTGTGGAGTACCAATGGTTGTTACACCAATCTATGGTGATCAATTTCTCAATTCAGAGGCGATAAAGAAACGTCAGATTGGAACAATTTTGAGATACAAGGATATGAGTGAAGAGAATATTGTCAAGGCTATCAAGAAAGCCTTAAGTCCAGA AATGCAAAAGAACGCTAAGATCATTGCCTACTCCTTCAACAATCGTCCACAGACACCTCTTAGCCTTGCCATTTGGTGGGTCGAACATGTGATTCAAAATAAGGGACTTGCTTTGGCTATAAACGAATCATCGAACATGTCAGCAATAAGTTATAATTGTTTAGatatttatgcatttttattagttgtaatattatttatagtttggattaataagaaaattattaaattctgtATTGCTCTTTGTAAGAGTGGAAAGTCGAAGaaggattaa